Proteins encoded in a region of the Dethiosulfovibrio salsuginis genome:
- the rplN gene encoding 50S ribosomal protein L14, which produces MIQLRTVLNVADNSGAKKIMCIQVVGGSRRRWGDVGDVIVASVKEAIPNSNVAKGKVVKAVIVRTRKEHRRADGSYVRFDDNAAVIIDNNGDPRGTRIFGPVARELRARKYMRILSLAPEVV; this is translated from the coding sequence ATGATTCAGCTTCGCACCGTCCTCAATGTGGCGGACAACTCGGGTGCCAAGAAAATCATGTGCATCCAGGTGGTCGGCGGAAGCCGTCGCCGTTGGGGAGACGTAGGTGACGTCATAGTGGCCTCCGTCAAGGAAGCCATTCCCAACAGCAACGTGGCCAAAGGCAAGGTTGTCAAGGCCGTCATAGTCAGGACCAGAAAAGAGCATCGCAGGGCCGACGGATCCTACGTGCGTTTTGACGACAACGCCGCCGTGATCATCGACAACAACGGCGATCCCAGAGGGACCCGTATCTTCGGCCCCGTTGCCAGAGAGCTCAGGGCCAGGAAG
- the rpsQ gene encoding 30S ribosomal protein S17, with the protein METRTPHRKTRIGTVVSDKMDKSVSVQVIRHAEHPLYGKRIIKAKKFIAHDQDNSCRKGDKVLIGEERPISKNKCWSVVRIIERAPVLGATAESKEEE; encoded by the coding sequence ATGGAGACCCGTACGCCTCATCGTAAGACACGTATAGGTACAGTCGTCAGCGACAAAATGGACAAGTCGGTATCGGTCCAGGTGATCCGTCATGCGGAGCACCCTCTGTACGGCAAGAGAATAATAAAGGCAAAGAAATTCATCGCCCACGACCAGGATAACTCCTGTCGTAAAGGCGACAAAGTCCTGATCGGCGAGGAGCGCCCTATCAGCAAGAACAAGTGCTGGTCGGTGGTCAGGATAATCGAGAGAGCTCCTGTACTCGGAGCTACCGCCGAGTCCAAAGAGGAGGAGTAG